The window GGCCTGGTGGTTTCAAGGCCCATAATATCTTCAAGTATTCTGTCCACATTTTTTCCATATGATTCAGCAGGCTTTTGTGCTGACATGCCTTCCTTATCAAGACTGAGCAGAAAAATATTTTCCGGTTTGACATGGGTCAGTACATGGGGTGAGTGAGTTGAAATAACAAACTGACAGTTGGGGAATGCTTCCGTTAGTCGGGGCACAATAAGGCGTTGCCATTTTGGATGAAGGTGCAGATCAATTTCGTCAATTAGGACGACTCCTTTTCCATGCAGAGGGTCGTCTAAGTTAGGGTTGGCTATGGCCATTCGTCTGGCCAGATCCCCAACCATGGCCATAAGGCATTTTTCACCGTCAGAAAGCTGATTGACAATAAGAGCCTGGCCATTTTTTTTGACTTCCATGCGCAAAGGGTTTCTTCTTACGGCAAGATCTGTAAGCTCAGGCATAAAAATACTCAGGGCCTTTCGTACTGATTCTAATTGACGATCTGGAAATGATAATTTGTTTGGTTCATTAAATACATCTTATATTTCAGGATGGCGTCGCATCTCATTTTCCAGGTCTTCCCTTTCTCTGAACCATTCAAAAAAGGTCCTGAAATTTACCCCGCCTGTGAGAGATTCTTCATAGGCTGCCAGGAGATTGAATTTATGTTTTGATCTGATTCTCAGAGGAATATCCAGTACTGCTCTGTTTACTGGGTAATAGACCATAATGGGCAAATCGGTATTTTCACTTTCCTCAGTTATACGATCTTGTATATGTTTAGTATGTTCATTTAGTTCATTAAAATCAGAACGCTTCTTCAACTTGGAATGTCCCTGACGAGACTTGACAATCTTCCATTTGATATCCTGGCTCTTATCGCTGCATGCAATATTCAAAGAGGCAACAGACTTGCCGTTCATTATATCGCTTTCAGTAATGGGGCGGCCTGATGATCCTGAGTGCTTGACCCGGTTCACAAACCAGGAAAGCATGATCGCAGCCGCATCCAGCACACTGGACTTACCCGAACCATTGACTCCCACAAAGACATTCAGCTGGTCATGAAAGTCCAGACTCAGGGACTCAGCGCCGCGAAAATTGGTCAAAAGCATATTTTTTATATTCATAAAAATGTCCTCTTAAGTTGACAGCCCAGGCACTTTTTTCAAG is drawn from Desulfonatronovibrio magnus and contains these coding sequences:
- a CDS encoding AAA family ATPase, translated to MPELTDLAVRRNPLRMEVKKNGQALIVNQLSDGEKCLMAMVGDLARRMAIANPNLDDPLHGKGVVLIDEIDLHLHPKWQRLIVPRLTEAFPNCQFVISTHSPHVLTHVKPENIFLLSLDKEGMSAQKPAESYGKNVDRILEDIMGLETTRPCIINEGFG
- a CDS encoding AAA family ATPase produces the protein MNIKNMLLTNFRGAESLSLDFHDQLNVFVGVNGSGKSSVLDAAAIMLSWFVNRVKHSGSSGRPITESDIMNGKSVASLNIACSDKSQDIKWKIVKSRQGHSKLKKRSDFNELNEHTKHIQDRITEESENTDLPIMVYYPVNRAVLDIPLRIRSKHKFNLLAAYEESLTGGVNFRTFFEWFREREDLENEMRRHPEI